From Pseudomonas fluorescens, one genomic window encodes:
- a CDS encoding histone deacetylase family protein yields the protein MKTFFHPAQRLHHPRSYLSRGQMREPQEIPQRIDPLLAVVEQLGYPLLEPADHGQAPLAAVHSPAYLDYLSSAYQQWHEVPEDWGDEVMSNIYIREGNPLRGILGKTARYLADGSCPIGRHTWQAAYWSAQSAVAAAHAIIEGDQAAYALCRPPGHHARAEGAGGFCFLNNAAIAAQVLRGKFAKVAVLDTDMHHGQGIQEIFYERDDVLYVSIHGDPTNFYPVVAGFDDEIGTGHGEGFNLNLPMAHGSSEADFFACMDQAETALRDFAPDVLVLSLGFDIYENDPQSKVAVTHEGFRILGQRIKALGLPCVVVQEGGYDIATLDENAKRFFDGLTASR from the coding sequence ATGAAGACGTTTTTCCACCCGGCCCAGCGCCTGCACCATCCTCGTTCCTACCTGTCGCGCGGGCAGATGCGTGAGCCGCAGGAGATCCCTCAACGCATCGATCCGCTGCTGGCGGTGGTCGAGCAACTGGGTTACCCGCTGCTGGAACCGGCCGACCACGGCCAGGCGCCGCTCGCTGCGGTGCACAGCCCGGCCTACCTGGACTACCTGAGCAGCGCCTACCAGCAGTGGCACGAAGTGCCGGAGGATTGGGGCGACGAGGTGATGTCGAACATCTATATCCGCGAAGGCAATCCACTGCGCGGAATCCTCGGCAAGACCGCGCGTTACCTGGCCGATGGCAGTTGCCCGATTGGCCGGCACACCTGGCAGGCGGCCTACTGGTCGGCGCAGAGTGCAGTGGCCGCAGCCCACGCGATTATCGAAGGCGACCAGGCGGCTTACGCCCTGTGCCGTCCACCGGGGCACCATGCCCGGGCCGAGGGCGCAGGCGGTTTCTGCTTCCTCAACAACGCGGCGATTGCCGCTCAGGTGTTGCGCGGCAAGTTTGCCAAGGTCGCGGTGCTCGACACCGACATGCACCACGGCCAGGGCATCCAGGAGATCTTCTACGAGCGCGACGATGTGCTCTACGTGTCGATCCATGGCGATCCGACCAACTTCTACCCGGTGGTGGCCGGTTTCGACGATGAGATCGGCACAGGGCATGGCGAGGGCTTCAACCTCAATCTGCCCATGGCCCACGGCTCCAGCGAGGCGGATTTCTTCGCTTGCATGGATCAGGCAGAGACGGCACTGCGCGACTTTGCCCCGGACGTACTGGTGTTGTCCCTGGGCTTCGACATCTATGAAAACGATCCGCAGTCCAAAGTCGCTGTCACCCACGAAGGCTTCCGCATCCTCGGCCAGCGGATCAAGGCCCTCGGCCTGCCGTGCGTGGTGGTGCAGGAGGGCGGCTACGACATCGCCACCCTCGACGAAAACGCCAAGCGCTTCTTCGACGGTTTGACCGCTTCACGCTGA